Proteins encoded by one window of Lathyrus oleraceus cultivar Zhongwan6 chromosome 1, CAAS_Psat_ZW6_1.0, whole genome shotgun sequence:
- the LOC127080185 gene encoding GDSL esterase/lipase At1g29660: MACETEKWLIFHLFLLVASYMRRSCVHGESPQVPCVFIFSDSISDNGNNNNLVTQAKANYKPYGIDFPPTGQLGRFTNGLTTIDSITKLLGFEKFIPPNANTSGADILKGVNYASGSAGIRDESGIQLGERIPLRSQIENHKIIVSEIVNKLGSVSEANKYLNKCLYYMNIGSDDYINNYFMPEIYPTSRIYNPEQFAEVLINQYSLEILDLHNIGARKFILVGLGLLGCTPNAIAKSGNNGSCVESQNAAPFIFSQKLKSLVDKFNAELHDSKFIFVNFTAGPVQSTPAFTVINAPCCPTREDGMCVPDSVPCPNRDDYVFYDEFHPTEAFNNFSALASYDSSVSPDSTYPMDIKQLAQYSI; this comes from the exons ATGGCTTGTGAGACTGAAAAATGGttgatttttcatctttttctCTTGGTTGCATCCTATATGCGACGTTCTTGTGTCCATGGAGAATCACCTCAAGTGCCATGCGTTTTCATATTTAGTGACTCCATTTCTGACAATGGAAACAACAACAATCTTGTAACTCAAGCAAAAGCTAATTACAAGCCATATGGCATCGACTTTCCACCAACCGGTCAACTAGGACGATTTACCAATGGACTAACAACAATTGACTCTATCA CCAAACTACTTGGATTCGAGAAGTTCATCCCACCTAATGCAAACACTAGTGGTGCAGACATCCTTAAGGGTGTTAACTACGCATCTGGTTCAGCTGGAATTCGCGATGAATCTGGCATACAATTA GGTGAAAGAATCCCGTTGAGATCACAAATAGAAAATCATAAGATCATAGTTTCTGAAATAGTCAACAAGCTTGGAAGTGTATCAGAAGCTAACAAATATTTGAACAAGTGCTTGTATTATATGAATATTGGCAGCGACGATTACATAAACAATTACTTCATGCCCGAAATATACCCAACAAGTCGCATTTATAACCCGGAACAGTTTGCTGAAGTTCTTATCAACCAATATTCCCTTGAAATACtg GATTTGCATAACATTGGCGCAAGAAAATTCATACTAGTTGGGTTAGGACTATTAGGTTGCACTCCAAATGCAATTGCTAAGAGTGGGAATAATGGGTCATGTGTTGAAAGTCAGAATGCTGCTCCATTTATATTTAGTCAGAAGCTGAAATCTCTAGTGGATAAATTCAATGCTGAACTTCATGATTCCAAATTTATCTTTGTGAATTTTACTGCTGGCCCAGTACAAAGCACACCAG CTTTTACAGTTATCAATGCTCCTTGTTGTCCAACAAGGGAGGATGGGATGTGTGTTCCTGATTCGGTACCATGTCCGAATAGAGATGATTATGTTTTTTATGATGAATTTCATCCCACGGAAGCTTTTAACAACTTCAGTGCATTAGCTTCATATGATAGTTCTGTTAGTCCAGACTCAACCTATCCAATGGATATAAAACAACTTGCTCAATATTCTATATAA